A region from the Sorex araneus isolate mSorAra2 chromosome 6, mSorAra2.pri, whole genome shotgun sequence genome encodes:
- the LOC101548724 gene encoding olfactory receptor 4P4-like: MESYRNVSEIILLGLSCGQNLQIFCFVLFLLCYITLLAGNFLILISVQCSPLYNQPMYYFLTHLSSIDICYTSTVTPKFIGDLLLERKTISYGSCLLQVFSMHFFGGVEIFILTVMAYDRYVAICKPLHYMIIMNRTRCNLLVFATWIGAAVHAFPIFIIAINLPFCGPNEIDHYFCDIFPLLQLACTDIHISAVLILAFAGIIALGVFVVLSLSYGIILFTLRNQSAEGKRKALSTCGSHITVVILCFGPVIFSYIRPPITYPEDKILALFYTIVAPMFNPLIYTLRNTEMKNTLRKVWCQTLLSKESLN; encoded by the coding sequence ATGGAAAGCTATAGAAATGTCTCAGAAATCATCCTTCTTGGACTTTCTTGTGGCCAAAACCTACAAATATTCTGCTTTGTGCTCTTCTTACTCTGCTATATCACCCTGTTGGCAGGAAACTTTCTGATTCTTATCTCTGTCCAATGCAGCCCTCTTTATAATCAACCAATGTACTATTTCCTCACCCATTTGTCTTCAATAGACATATGCTACACCTCCACAGTTACACCTAAATTTATCGGTGACCTACTATTAGAGAGAAAGACCATTTCCTATGGTAGCTGCCTATTACAGGTCTTTTCCATGCACTTTTTTGGAGGTGTGGAAATCTTCATTCTTACTGTCATGGCTTATGATCGCTACGTTGCCATCTGCAAACCCCTCCACTACATGATTATCATGAACAGGACAAGGTGCAACCTCCTTGTCTTTGCAACCTGGATTGGTGCTGCTGTCCATGCCTTTCCTATCTTCATAATAGCGATCAATTTACCCTTCTGTGGTCCAAATGAAATTGATCATTATTTTTGTGATATCTTTCCTTTACTTCAGCTTGCCTGCACTGATATCCACATCAGCGCTGTCCTCATACTTGCCTTTGCTGGGATAATAGCCTTAGGAGTCTTTGTTGTGTTATCTTTATCTTATGGGATTATATTATTCACTTTAAGAAATCAGTCAGCTGAGGGGAAACGCAAAGCACTATCTACCTGTGGGTCTCATATAACGGTGGTTATCTTATGTTTTGGACCTGTCATCTTTAGCTACATTAGGCCCCCTATTACTTACCCTGAGGACAAAATATTGGCGTTATTTTACACCATTGTTGCACCTATGTTCAACCCCCTAATCTATACTTTGAGAAATactgaaatgaaaaatacactgaggaaagTTTGGTGTCAAACATTGCTTTCAAAAGAATCACTCAATTAG